Proteins found in one Arthrobacter pascens genomic segment:
- a CDS encoding ParA family protein — translation MTSSEGSTQRIPPFVSLGSARSVAGPGSAPGRGGNHPNPVAELATLSSVSRETTSSGRTNVIDTMDDSSPIARELAHETKRRERLLGRELPKPEKTRVFTVSNQKGGVGKTTTTVNIAAALAAAGLNVLVIDIDPQGNASTALGVEHHADVDSIYDVLINDFPLADVVAPCPDISNLICAPATIHLAGAEIELVSLVAREQRLRRAIDVYAKAREKNGEERLDYIFIDCPPSLGLLTVNAFCAAGEVLIPIQCEYYALEGLSQLLKNIEMIQKHLNADLEVSTILLTMYDGRTNLAAQVAAEVRQHFPDQVLGAVVPRSVRISEAPSYQQTVMTYDPSSSGALSYLEAAAEIAER, via the coding sequence CCCGTTTGTGTCTTTGGGGTCAGCACGTTCGGTTGCTGGTCCGGGTTCCGCTCCGGGGCGGGGTGGAAATCACCCGAACCCTGTTGCGGAACTGGCGACTCTTTCCTCTGTTTCACGTGAAACAACCTCATCGGGTAGAACGAACGTCATCGATACGATGGATGATTCCAGCCCGATCGCCCGTGAGCTTGCGCATGAAACCAAGCGTCGGGAACGTCTCCTCGGCCGTGAGCTCCCTAAACCCGAGAAGACCCGGGTCTTCACCGTGTCGAACCAAAAAGGTGGCGTTGGTAAGACCACCACCACGGTGAACATCGCCGCAGCCTTGGCTGCCGCCGGATTGAATGTCCTGGTCATTGATATTGATCCCCAAGGCAACGCCTCCACTGCCCTGGGCGTCGAGCACCATGCGGACGTTGACAGCATCTACGATGTCCTCATCAACGACTTTCCCCTCGCAGACGTGGTGGCTCCGTGCCCGGACATCAGCAACCTGATCTGCGCGCCCGCCACCATACACCTGGCAGGCGCCGAGATTGAGCTCGTCTCGCTCGTGGCGCGCGAGCAACGGCTCCGCCGTGCTATCGACGTATACGCCAAGGCGCGGGAAAAGAACGGCGAAGAGCGCCTGGATTACATCTTCATCGACTGCCCTCCCAGCCTTGGACTGCTGACGGTTAATGCCTTCTGCGCAGCGGGTGAAGTCCTCATTCCCATCCAGTGCGAGTACTACGCCCTGGAAGGCCTGAGCCAACTGCTCAAGAACATTGAGATGATCCAGAAGCACCTCAATGCTGACCTGGAGGTGTCCACCATCCTTCTGACCATGTATGACGGCCGCACCAACCTGGCGGCGCAAGTGGCCGCCGAGGTGCGCCAGCATTTCCCGGATCAGGTACTGGGAGCGGTGGTCCCTCGCTCCGTGCGGATCTCCGAGGCACCGAGTTACCAGCAGACAGTTATGACCTACGATCCTTCCTCCAGTGGAGCCCTGTCCTATCTGGAAGCCGCAGCAGAAATCGCTGAGCGCTAG
- a CDS encoding ParB/RepB/Spo0J family partition protein — protein sequence MSEKRRGLGRGLGALIPSSAAGSASGNGAAASRPVDLFFPEGRKKVAPEDESVDNGGAHAPTSAPAPSTDVDGAAGPAAETKTAGHSTARTTSDQTGEVVEKPAAEKASARNRADAGTASESDAGLAETRGAAEVPEPLDHENAVMDNGVDLVDVPGVRFAEIPVADIHPNRKQPRSVFDEDDMAELIHSVREIGVLQPIVVRTSTEEGGEPYELVMGERRWRAVQAAGMATIPAIVRDTTDDDLLRDALLENLHRSQLNPLEEAAAYQQLLEDFGTTHEQLADRIGRSRPQVSNTLRLLKLPPLVQRRVAASVLSAGHARALLALPDAAAMERLAQKIVAEGMSVRATEEAVTLYQDPSKPAKNNIPRPGARHERLDYLASSLSDRLDTNVKISLGVRKGRVSIEFASVEDLNRIMEVLAPGSES from the coding sequence ATGAGCGAAAAGCGACGGGGCTTAGGCCGCGGTCTTGGCGCACTCATTCCAAGTTCCGCCGCTGGCAGCGCGTCGGGCAACGGGGCTGCTGCGTCACGTCCCGTGGATCTCTTCTTCCCGGAGGGCCGTAAGAAGGTAGCTCCGGAGGATGAGTCCGTCGACAATGGTGGTGCACACGCTCCGACTTCTGCGCCGGCTCCCTCCACGGATGTGGACGGTGCAGCAGGGCCTGCTGCCGAGACGAAGACTGCCGGTCACTCAACGGCCAGGACCACCTCAGACCAAACCGGCGAGGTCGTGGAGAAGCCGGCAGCTGAGAAGGCTTCCGCCAGGAATCGCGCTGACGCTGGGACTGCTTCGGAGAGCGACGCCGGACTGGCCGAGACTCGGGGAGCAGCTGAGGTGCCGGAGCCGTTGGACCACGAGAATGCCGTGATGGACAATGGTGTTGACTTGGTGGACGTCCCTGGAGTGCGTTTCGCTGAGATCCCTGTTGCGGACATTCACCCCAACCGGAAGCAGCCTCGTTCTGTATTCGATGAGGACGACATGGCGGAGCTTATTCACTCCGTCCGGGAAATCGGTGTCCTCCAGCCAATTGTGGTGCGTACTTCAACCGAAGAAGGTGGAGAACCCTATGAACTGGTCATGGGTGAACGCCGATGGAGGGCAGTACAGGCTGCCGGTATGGCCACGATCCCTGCAATCGTGCGCGACACCACGGATGACGACCTTCTCCGGGATGCACTGCTGGAGAATCTGCACCGCAGCCAGCTGAACCCTTTGGAAGAAGCGGCAGCCTATCAGCAGCTTCTCGAAGACTTCGGAACTACCCACGAGCAGCTCGCCGACCGTATTGGGCGGTCACGTCCCCAGGTATCCAATACGCTTCGACTTCTTAAGCTCCCGCCGCTGGTCCAGCGCCGCGTGGCTGCGAGTGTCCTGTCCGCCGGCCATGCCCGTGCCCTGCTCGCCCTTCCGGATGCAGCCGCCATGGAGCGTCTTGCACAGAAGATAGTTGCCGAGGGCATGTCAGTACGTGCCACGGAGGAAGCAGTAACGCTCTACCAGGATCCTTCAAAACCGGCGAAGAACAACATTCCACGCCCCGGCGCGCGCCACGAGCGCCTGGACTACCTGGCCTCTTCTCTTTCGGATCGGTTGGACACAAACGTCAAGATTTCCCTTGGAGTCCGCAAGGGACGGGTGAGCATAGAATTCGCCAGTGTGGAGGATCTGAACCGCATTATGGAGGTTTTGGCTCCCGGCTCGGAGAGCTAG
- the trxA gene encoding thioredoxin — MSNAKDVTDASFGTDVLSADKPVIVDFWAEWCGPCRKLGPILDEISVQYGEKVNVVKVNVDDNPAIAAEYGITSIPAVYLFKDGQVKNTVIGAKPKQFFEKEFADVLS, encoded by the coding sequence ATGAGCAACGCCAAAGACGTAACAGATGCAAGTTTCGGCACGGACGTACTGTCAGCCGACAAGCCGGTAATTGTGGACTTCTGGGCAGAGTGGTGCGGTCCCTGCCGCAAACTGGGCCCCATCCTCGACGAGATCTCTGTTCAGTATGGTGAGAAGGTAAATGTCGTCAAGGTGAATGTGGACGATAACCCGGCCATTGCCGCTGAATACGGCATCACGTCAATTCCGGCCGTATATCTCTTCAAGGACGGTCAGGTGAAGAACACCGTGATCGGCGCCAAGCCCAAGCAGTTCTTCGAAAAGGAATTTGCAGACGTACTGTCCTAG
- the trxB gene encoding thioredoxin-disulfide reductase, translating to MSNAENTASEVRDVIIVGSGPAGYTAAVYTARANLKPLLLAGSVTAGGELMNTTDVENYPGFPEGIMGPDLMENFEKQAARFGTEIQFEDVTALQLDGDIKTVTIATGESFQTRAIILSTGSAYRELGLPNEKRLSGHGVSWCATCDGFFFKDQDIAVIGGGDSAMEEALFLTKFAKSVTVVHRRDSLKASKIMADRALAHEKISFVWNSTVDDVIGEDKVTGLKIKNLLDGAVSDLPVTGVFVAIGNDPRTELVRDSLEMTAVGTIAVEGRSSKTSVPGVFAAGDVVDPTYRQAITASGSGCVAAIDVEHYLADLHA from the coding sequence GTGAGCAACGCAGAAAACACCGCGTCTGAAGTACGTGATGTCATCATCGTCGGCTCTGGCCCGGCTGGTTACACGGCAGCTGTCTACACGGCCCGTGCCAACCTGAAGCCCTTGCTTCTGGCAGGTTCTGTCACCGCCGGCGGCGAACTGATGAACACCACCGACGTCGAAAACTACCCTGGGTTCCCGGAAGGCATCATGGGTCCGGACCTCATGGAGAACTTCGAAAAGCAGGCGGCCCGGTTCGGCACTGAGATCCAGTTCGAGGATGTCACGGCGCTGCAGCTCGACGGAGACATCAAGACGGTCACCATCGCCACTGGTGAGTCGTTCCAGACCCGAGCGATCATCCTCTCGACGGGATCCGCGTACCGCGAGCTCGGCCTGCCGAACGAGAAGCGACTCTCCGGCCACGGAGTCAGCTGGTGCGCAACCTGCGACGGTTTCTTTTTCAAGGATCAGGACATCGCCGTCATTGGCGGGGGAGACTCAGCCATGGAAGAGGCACTGTTCCTGACCAAGTTCGCCAAGTCGGTCACTGTTGTTCACCGCCGTGATTCGCTTAAGGCCTCCAAGATCATGGCCGACCGTGCGCTGGCTCATGAGAAGATCAGTTTTGTCTGGAACAGCACCGTGGATGACGTCATCGGAGAAGACAAGGTAACCGGGCTCAAGATCAAGAACCTCCTGGACGGTGCCGTTTCCGACCTTCCAGTTACCGGCGTCTTTGTAGCGATCGGAAACGATCCGCGCACCGAATTGGTCAGGGACAGCCTGGAGATGACCGCGGTCGGCACCATCGCCGTGGAGGGCCGCAGCTCCAAGACCAGCGTTCCGGGCGTTTTTGCCGCCGGCGATGTTGTTGACCCCACGTACCGCCAGGCCATCACAGCCTCTGGCTCCGGATGTGTCGCCGCCATCGATGTAGAACACTACCTCGCAGACCTACACGCGTAA
- a CDS encoding ABC transporter substrate-binding protein: MSHPIDVGSVLGGRYKVTATVLTSHDHDLVLDGVDQVLNRPVSILVAGPDNTEQVAQSAREVATGERPGHVQVLDLGVSEAATYLITNHTSAADLLDLVVAAHPPYVEPFFTDTLGSEIFGQQRSHEPEPYDDEENVDAGYINYAGNHQSQVDPYRSAQPVVPPRPPARPTSAPASGAAGTGAAGTAAGAGAAAGAGRAAVGEAESRDDDAAEPSAAESPAGLQAPTAPQPKQSAGGQTDVPASGTAGPEDGRGSGSPKVSLWSEDDYLSSPGDQDATYGDSANAGQPREQERSARNFPAFARSTAAGAAVPPAAGTGDFDDDEPEREPRSMRWLVGGLLAVVLVAGLVFAVTNLGSLFKADPQANTTPGASNSAPADPGTAGPTNSARPAAPPAIESITRQGNFDFAATYDVDLVKAYDGNPASYWSDMEFATENWGGLATGGVPLIIKLKDPATVSSVTLTQLGASGGNVSVFTNDRPSLDGARQVGTNSFTSTDLTMPLAEPVEAEYVIVSIKSLPKLAAPKTRYGYGIRLAEIKIQ; the protein is encoded by the coding sequence GTGTCCCACCCGATCGATGTTGGATCAGTACTCGGCGGCCGTTACAAGGTCACAGCCACGGTATTGACCTCGCACGACCACGATCTGGTGCTGGACGGGGTGGACCAGGTTCTCAACCGTCCGGTCAGCATTCTGGTTGCCGGCCCGGACAACACGGAGCAGGTGGCACAGAGCGCCCGCGAGGTGGCCACCGGTGAACGGCCCGGCCATGTCCAGGTGCTGGATCTCGGCGTCTCCGAGGCCGCCACGTACCTGATCACCAACCACACCTCCGCCGCCGATCTGCTGGACCTGGTGGTCGCAGCTCACCCTCCCTACGTTGAGCCGTTCTTCACGGACACCCTGGGCAGTGAAATCTTCGGCCAGCAGCGTTCCCATGAGCCCGAACCGTACGACGACGAAGAGAACGTCGACGCCGGCTACATCAACTACGCGGGCAATCACCAGAGCCAGGTTGACCCGTATCGGTCAGCCCAGCCAGTGGTCCCGCCCAGGCCGCCGGCCCGTCCGACGTCGGCCCCTGCTTCAGGTGCCGCAGGCACCGGGGCTGCGGGAACGGCGGCTGGCGCCGGTGCGGCCGCTGGTGCTGGCAGGGCAGCCGTTGGCGAGGCAGAATCCCGCGACGACGACGCAGCAGAACCGTCCGCAGCCGAATCACCGGCCGGACTGCAGGCCCCCACGGCGCCGCAGCCGAAGCAGTCCGCCGGCGGGCAAACTGACGTCCCTGCCTCTGGAACGGCCGGGCCTGAGGATGGTAGGGGTTCCGGATCGCCAAAAGTATCGCTCTGGTCCGAGGATGACTACCTCTCTAGCCCTGGAGACCAAGACGCCACCTATGGCGACTCGGCCAACGCCGGCCAACCCCGCGAACAGGAGCGTTCAGCAAGGAACTTCCCTGCTTTTGCCCGGTCCACGGCCGCTGGGGCTGCCGTTCCTCCCGCCGCTGGGACAGGCGACTTCGACGACGATGAGCCTGAGCGCGAACCCCGTTCCATGCGCTGGCTCGTGGGAGGCCTTTTGGCAGTGGTATTGGTTGCCGGGCTGGTCTTCGCGGTGACCAACTTGGGCAGCCTCTTCAAAGCCGATCCCCAGGCCAACACCACCCCCGGTGCCTCCAACTCGGCCCCGGCAGACCCCGGTACGGCCGGCCCGACGAACTCGGCACGGCCCGCAGCACCGCCTGCCATCGAAAGCATCACCCGCCAGGGAAATTTTGACTTCGCTGCCACTTATGACGTGGATCTGGTGAAGGCATATGACGGCAACCCTGCCAGTTACTGGTCGGATATGGAGTTCGCCACCGAAAATTGGGGCGGGCTTGCCACCGGCGGCGTTCCGCTCATCATCAAGCTCAAGGACCCCGCCACGGTTTCCTCCGTCACCCTGACCCAGTTGGGTGCTTCCGGAGGAAATGTCAGTGTATTCACTAATGACCGTCCGTCATTGGACGGAGCCAGGCAGGTGGGGACCAACAGCTTTACCTCCACGGACCTGACCATGCCCCTTGCTGAGCCCGTAGAGGCCGAATACGTCATCGTGTCCATCAAGAGCCTCCCCAAGCTGGCCGCCCCCAAGACCCGCTACGGCTATGGAATCCGCCTGGCGGAAATCAAAATCCAGTAG
- the murJ gene encoding murein biosynthesis integral membrane protein MurJ: MPATNFPSDNAGNAGEAEPAAVQPSETRSSAIMAAGTLVSRFLGFGKTWMLGTALGLGSTVNDTFINANNLPNLIFLLVAGGVFNAVLVPQIIKASKAPDRGADYISRLLTLAVLLLLGLTALVTLAAPWVIELTTQGYSPQQKSLAVAFAFWCLPQIFFYGLYALLTQVLNANGAFGPAMWAPILNNLVAIAGLGMFIWIFGANEFNPHTLDNWGSTQTLLVAGFSTIGVLAQTAILMIPVFRLRLGLRPRFGWRGVGLGQAAKLSVWTLLTAAVGQLAFLYVMRIATIPGAERLRLEKAGDPAAEMLPGNAVLEVASQLYLLPHSIIALSLATVLFNRMTRASQDGNRAELRDALSHGLRTMAVATVFGALALFALAGPLGMFFSGGERQDGVMLAQTLTLLALSTPFMSANFMMSRVFYANEDARTPFYIQLLLALVYVVGAFAIQFLPVGQVIYAIAILYMVGNILSVVISAYFLRRLLGHLDGPRIANSYIRMGYAALGSAIAGAGALWLMGSYSPDGFAWSDRIAALVTVIVVGPVMLVAYVFLLKIFHVQELRDLMRPLLGRLGRGTAQGQADAGGGSPSSSSTAARDSGAERTTPERATLSVDTGLIPRISGEFDAVSFRAGPVPERHAAPAAPADPGTGPGPDGGYLPAEDVPGTAQGSLLREEIPLPGRHTFQGKAGHNPHFKSRRPRKK; encoded by the coding sequence ATGCCAGCTACCAACTTCCCTTCCGATAACGCAGGCAACGCCGGCGAGGCCGAACCTGCCGCCGTGCAGCCCAGCGAAACCCGCTCGAGTGCCATCATGGCTGCGGGCACGCTGGTATCGCGGTTCCTGGGCTTCGGCAAGACGTGGATGCTGGGCACTGCCTTGGGCCTCGGCTCCACCGTTAACGACACATTCATCAATGCCAACAACCTGCCCAACCTGATCTTCCTGCTGGTTGCAGGTGGCGTGTTTAATGCCGTCCTCGTGCCACAGATCATCAAGGCCAGCAAGGCGCCGGACAGGGGAGCGGACTACATCAGCCGGCTGCTGACGTTGGCTGTGCTGCTACTGCTCGGACTGACTGCCCTGGTCACGCTGGCGGCGCCGTGGGTCATTGAGCTCACCACCCAGGGCTACTCGCCGCAGCAGAAATCTTTGGCGGTCGCGTTCGCGTTCTGGTGCCTGCCGCAGATCTTTTTCTACGGCCTGTACGCACTCCTCACCCAGGTCCTCAACGCCAACGGTGCGTTCGGTCCTGCCATGTGGGCACCCATCCTGAACAACCTGGTGGCGATCGCCGGTCTGGGCATGTTCATCTGGATCTTCGGCGCGAACGAATTCAACCCTCATACCCTCGATAACTGGGGCTCAACGCAGACCTTGCTGGTGGCAGGATTCTCCACGATCGGAGTGCTGGCCCAGACCGCCATCCTGATGATTCCGGTGTTCCGACTCAGGCTGGGCCTCCGGCCGCGGTTTGGCTGGCGGGGGGTGGGACTGGGCCAGGCAGCAAAGCTGAGCGTGTGGACGCTCCTGACCGCCGCCGTCGGGCAGTTGGCCTTCCTGTATGTCATGCGCATCGCCACTATTCCCGGCGCCGAGCGTCTCAGGCTGGAGAAGGCGGGGGATCCGGCAGCGGAGATGCTCCCTGGCAACGCCGTGCTGGAAGTGGCCAGCCAGCTGTACCTGCTGCCCCACTCGATCATTGCGCTCTCCCTGGCCACCGTCCTCTTCAACCGGATGACCCGAGCCTCCCAGGACGGCAACCGCGCAGAGCTCCGCGACGCCCTGTCGCACGGCCTGCGCACCATGGCCGTGGCTACGGTCTTTGGCGCGCTGGCCCTCTTTGCCCTGGCCGGGCCGCTGGGCATGTTCTTCTCCGGCGGGGAACGCCAGGACGGCGTGATGCTGGCCCAGACGCTCACCCTCCTGGCCCTGAGCACTCCCTTCATGAGCGCGAACTTCATGATGTCCCGGGTCTTCTACGCCAATGAAGACGCCCGCACCCCCTTCTACATCCAGCTCCTCCTGGCCCTCGTCTACGTTGTTGGGGCCTTTGCCATCCAGTTCCTGCCCGTTGGCCAAGTCATCTACGCCATCGCCATCCTGTACATGGTTGGTAACATCCTCTCCGTGGTCATCAGCGCATACTTCCTGCGCCGGCTGCTGGGGCACTTGGACGGCCCCCGTATCGCCAACTCGTATATCCGGATGGGGTATGCGGCCCTCGGTTCCGCAATAGCCGGTGCCGGGGCTTTGTGGCTCATGGGCAGCTACAGCCCGGACGGCTTTGCCTGGAGTGACCGGATTGCAGCCCTTGTGACCGTCATCGTCGTGGGGCCGGTCATGCTGGTGGCCTATGTCTTCCTGCTCAAGATCTTCCATGTGCAGGAACTGCGCGATCTGATGCGCCCCCTGCTGGGCCGGCTGGGCCGCGGTACGGCGCAAGGGCAGGCGGACGCCGGCGGCGGAAGTCCCTCGTCGTCCAGCACGGCTGCCCGCGACTCGGGAGCGGAACGTACGACGCCGGAACGCGCCACTCTCTCCGTGGACACCGGCCTGATTCCGCGGATCTCCGGCGAATTCGACGCCGTCTCATTCCGCGCCGGACCGGTGCCGGAACGCCACGCAGCGCCGGCGGCTCCTGCGGACCCCGGAACCGGGCCTGGCCCCGACGGCGGCTACCTGCCCGCCGAGGACGTGCCCGGTACTGCGCAAGGAAGCCTGCTGCGCGAGGAGATACCGTTGCCAGGCCGGCATACCTTCCAGGGCAAGGCTGGCCACAACCCGCACTTCAAGTCCCGGCGGCCCCGGAAAAAGTGA
- a CDS encoding NUDIX hydrolase, which yields MPSAIGAHIAPAPHSAPASLPTVEEISAGGVVVDTSDGELRVAIIARLNRGGRLEWCLPKGHPEGKENNEQAAVREIAEETGIDGRILAPLGSIDYWFTVSGHRVHKTVHHYLLRATGGELTIENDPDQEAVDVAWVPIEELARKLSFPNERRIADLAREVLPEHL from the coding sequence TTGCCGTCGGCAATCGGTGCGCACATCGCGCCTGCCCCGCATTCGGCTCCGGCCTCACTCCCTACTGTTGAGGAAATATCCGCCGGCGGCGTTGTGGTGGACACGTCCGACGGCGAATTGAGGGTTGCGATTATTGCCCGCCTTAATAGGGGCGGACGGCTGGAGTGGTGCCTGCCCAAGGGCCATCCGGAGGGCAAGGAAAACAACGAACAGGCCGCCGTCCGCGAGATTGCCGAGGAAACCGGCATTGACGGCCGCATCCTGGCTCCGCTGGGCAGCATCGACTACTGGTTCACGGTCAGCGGGCACCGGGTCCACAAAACCGTCCATCACTACCTCCTGCGCGCCACCGGCGGGGAGCTCACCATCGAAAACGATCCTGACCAGGAAGCCGTTGACGTGGCATGGGTGCCCATTGAGGAACTGGCGCGGAAACTCTCCTTCCCCAATGAGCGCCGCATCGCGGACCTGGCCCGGGAAGTCCTGCCCGAACACCTCTGA
- a CDS encoding CCA tRNA nucleotidyltransferase, whose amino-acid sequence MAHVHHKTDTHTVDFQVDPVVLELGQRFVDAGHELSLVGGPVRDLFLGRTSPDLDFTTDATPDQTVALIKKWADNYWEIGRAFGTIGMRKAGFQIEITTYRAEAYDPESRKPVVAFGSSLTDDLLRRDFTINAMALRLPALELIDPFGGIRDLHASVLTTPGAPEASFSDDPLRMMRAARFASQLGISVHDDVRLAMTQMAERITIISAERVRDELVKLICGPHPRLGVDLLVDTGLADFVLPEVSALRLEADEHHRHKDVYQHSLQVLEQAADLETDADGAVPAPDFVLRFAALMHDVGKPATRRFEPGGAVSFRHHDMVGSKLTAKRMKTLRFDNDTIKAVARLVELHMRFYGYGDAGWSDSAVRRYVTDAGPLLERLHRLTRSDVTTRNQRKAERLAFAYDDLEARIAALREQESLDAVRPDLDGAQIMAILGLRPGPVVGRAYKFLLEERMENGPLQPDDAESRLLNWWAEQPESAPPVPEAENAPADVEISPNEESK is encoded by the coding sequence ATGGCGCACGTACATCACAAGACTGATACCCACACCGTTGATTTCCAGGTGGACCCGGTGGTCCTGGAACTCGGGCAGCGCTTTGTCGACGCCGGTCACGAGCTGTCGCTGGTAGGCGGGCCGGTGCGGGACCTTTTCCTCGGGCGGACGTCGCCGGACCTGGACTTCACAACGGACGCCACGCCTGACCAGACTGTGGCCCTGATCAAGAAATGGGCGGACAACTACTGGGAAATCGGCCGGGCGTTCGGAACCATCGGCATGCGCAAAGCCGGCTTCCAGATCGAAATCACCACTTACCGCGCCGAGGCTTATGATCCCGAGTCCCGCAAGCCCGTGGTGGCGTTCGGTTCGTCACTGACGGATGACCTGCTGCGCCGCGACTTCACCATCAATGCCATGGCACTGCGGTTGCCGGCCTTGGAGCTCATCGACCCGTTTGGCGGTATCCGGGACCTTCACGCCTCCGTCCTCACCACGCCCGGCGCCCCCGAGGCTTCGTTTTCCGACGATCCGCTCCGGATGATGCGCGCCGCCCGGTTTGCATCCCAACTGGGGATTTCCGTGCACGACGACGTCCGTCTGGCTATGACCCAGATGGCCGAACGGATCACCATCATCTCCGCCGAACGCGTCCGTGATGAGCTGGTCAAGCTCATCTGCGGGCCACACCCGCGCCTGGGGGTTGACTTGCTGGTGGACACCGGCCTGGCGGATTTTGTGCTGCCCGAGGTGTCCGCACTGCGGCTCGAGGCGGACGAGCATCACCGGCACAAAGACGTCTACCAGCATTCCCTGCAGGTACTGGAGCAAGCGGCAGACCTTGAGACGGATGCCGACGGCGCGGTGCCGGCTCCGGATTTTGTGTTGCGGTTCGCGGCGCTGATGCACGACGTCGGCAAGCCGGCTACGCGGCGATTTGAACCGGGCGGCGCCGTCAGCTTCCGCCATCACGACATGGTGGGGTCCAAGCTCACTGCCAAGAGGATGAAGACCCTCCGCTTCGACAACGACACGATCAAGGCAGTGGCCCGCCTCGTGGAGCTGCACATGCGTTTTTACGGATACGGAGACGCCGGGTGGAGTGACTCTGCCGTCCGGCGCTACGTGACGGACGCCGGCCCGCTCCTGGAACGGCTGCACCGGCTCACGCGCTCGGACGTCACCACACGGAACCAGCGGAAGGCGGAACGGCTCGCCTTTGCCTACGATGACCTTGAAGCCCGGATTGCCGCCTTGAGGGAGCAGGAGTCCCTGGACGCCGTCCGTCCTGACCTGGATGGAGCCCAGATCATGGCCATCCTGGGACTCAGACCAGGTCCCGTGGTGGGCCGCGCCTACAAGTTCCTTTTGGAGGAACGGATGGAAAACGGACCGCTGCAACCGGATGACGCGGAGTCCAGGTTGCTGAACTGGTGGGCGGAGCAGCCAGAATCAGCACCCCCGGTGCCGGAGGCTGAAAACGCTCCTGCCGACGTCGAAATTTCCCCTAATGAGGAGTCCAAGTGA
- a CDS encoding histidine phosphatase family protein, producing MNFRAVTPRPQLWILRHGETEWSKSGQYTGLTDLPLTVEGEQQAVEARKVLDTVDFDLVLTSPLRRARRTAELAGFPDAQHEPLAVEWNYGDYEGISSDLIRKDNPDYLIWTHGVPNGETLDEVAARADKIVARVLESGLDNVLIVAHGHFSRILTARWLELPPAEGRHFILGTAKVCTLGWDKKTPAIVRWGL from the coding sequence GTGAACTTCCGAGCCGTCACCCCCCGTCCCCAGCTCTGGATCCTGCGCCACGGTGAGACTGAGTGGTCCAAGAGCGGGCAATACACCGGGCTCACGGACCTGCCACTGACAGTGGAAGGCGAGCAGCAGGCTGTGGAAGCACGGAAGGTCCTGGACACAGTGGATTTCGACCTGGTGCTGACGTCTCCCCTGCGCCGCGCCCGGCGCACGGCGGAACTGGCCGGGTTTCCTGACGCTCAGCACGAGCCCTTGGCTGTGGAGTGGAACTACGGCGACTACGAGGGCATCAGCTCGGACCTGATCCGCAAGGACAACCCGGACTATCTGATCTGGACACATGGGGTGCCCAACGGCGAGACACTGGACGAGGTCGCTGCCCGCGCAGACAAGATTGTGGCCAGGGTGCTTGAATCCGGGCTGGACAACGTACTGATTGTGGCGCATGGACACTTCTCCAGGATTCTGACTGCACGCTGGCTGGAACTTCCGCCCGCTGAAGGCCGGCATTTCATCCTGGGAACTGCAAAGGTCTGCACCCTTGGCTGGGATAAAAAGACTCCGGCCATTGTCCGCTGGGGACTGTAA